A stretch of Oncorhynchus gorbuscha isolate QuinsamMale2020 ecotype Even-year linkage group LG24, OgorEven_v1.0, whole genome shotgun sequence DNA encodes these proteins:
- the LOC124013196 gene encoding calcium-binding protein 2-like isoform X2 has product MGNKRSKMRKGVLPSEGSGAPLAAAAMPGSVGALEEEEEEDERRRVFEEPLCAVVQNCTVLHNIVGPACIFLREAFIQSQLDRDLRPEEIEELKEAFGEFDKDKDGYISCKELGECMRTMGYMPTEMELIELSQNICGGRVDFEDFVELMGPKMLAETADMIGVKELRDAFKEFDSNGDGQISLAELKEAMKKLVGEQLNQPEIDEILRDVDLNGDGLLDFEEFVRMMSR; this is encoded by the exons ATGGGAAATAAGAGAAGCAAAATGAGGAAG GGGGTATTGCCCTCGGAGGGGAGCGGAGCCCCATTGGCTGCTGCGGCAATGCCGGGGAGTGTGGGGGCcctggaggaagaagaggaggaagatgaaaggAGAAGAGTGTTTGAGGAGCCTTTGTGTGCTGTGGTCCAGAACTGCACCGTTCTACACAACATCGTGGGCCCCGCCTGCATCTTCCTCAGAGAGGCGTTCATTCAGAGCCAGCTC GACAGAGACCTACGGCCAGAAGAGATTGAAG AGCTGAAGGAGGCGTTCGGGGAGTTTGATAAGGATAAAGATGGCTACATCAGCTGTAAGGAACTGGGAGAGTGCATGAGGACTATGGGGTACATGCCCACTGAGATGGAGCTCATCGAACTCAGTCAGAACAtct GTGGCGGCAGAGTGGACTTTGAGGACTTTGTGGAGCTGATGGGTCCTAAGATGTTGGCAGAGACAGCAGACATGATAGGAGTGAAGGAGCTCAGGGATGCTTTCAAAGAA TTTGACTCTAACGGGGACGGTCAGATAAGCCTGGCTGAACTGAAGGAGGCCATGAAAAAGCTGGTGGGGGAGCAGCTCAACCAACCAGAGATTGACGAGATCCTCCGAGATGTCGACCTCAACGGGGACGGCCTGCTCGACTtcgagg AGTTTGTCAGGATGATGTCTCGCTGA